A genomic stretch from Aerococcaceae bacterium zg-1292 includes:
- the tadA gene encoding tRNA adenosine(34) deaminase TadA: protein MHLSESERLRHEKWMRVALAQAALAEKLGEVPIGAVIVKDEKVIAKAYNLRELSHVATAHAELLAINEANQLQEKWRLEGATLYVTLEPCPMCAGAIILSRIQTVVFGARDPKAGCVGSLMNIVEDTRFNHNAQVIEGILAEECGQRLSHFFKALRERRKKEKVMHNSVDNLQ, encoded by the coding sequence ATGCATTTATCAGAATCAGAAAGATTGAGACATGAAAAGTGGATGCGTGTGGCGTTAGCTCAAGCCGCCCTAGCTGAAAAACTAGGTGAAGTACCTATTGGTGCAGTCATTGTAAAAGATGAAAAAGTGATTGCTAAAGCATACAATTTGCGTGAATTATCCCATGTAGCAACGGCGCATGCAGAGTTATTGGCGATTAATGAAGCCAATCAATTGCAAGAAAAATGGCGCTTAGAAGGCGCAACATTATATGTTACGCTTGAACCGTGTCCGATGTGTGCAGGCGCTATTATTTTATCGCGTATTCAAACGGTGGTTTTTGGTGCAAGAGACCCTAAAGCAGGATGTGTGGGGAGTCTAATGAATATTGTAGAAGATACGCGTTTTAATCATAATGCTCAAGTGATTGAAGGTATTTTAGCAGAGGAATGCGGGCAGCGGTTGAGTCATTTTTTTAAAGCATTGCGAGAGAGACGTAAAAAAGAGAAAGTTATGCACAACTCTGTGGATAACTTGCAATAG